In Paracoccus liaowanqingii, one DNA window encodes the following:
- a CDS encoding M20 family metallopeptidase, translating to MRNDNPIWPLVDARAAEFTDLADRVFDTPELAYGEVKSCAAHTRMLRDQGFRVTENLAGIPTAVMGEAGQGGPVIAILGEYDALPGLSQKPGLAEPRQIADHGFGHGCGHNLLGSAALSAATAVKDWLEAQGIAGRVRYYGCPAEEGGAAKTYMVRDGLFDDVDIAITWHPASFNAVDDMRSLANTRIDFTFHGKAAHAAGAPELGRSALDAVELMNIGINYMREHMPDAARVHYAYLDAGGIAPNVVQAKATVRQLIRSPDLAGLSSLVDRVRRIADGAALMSGTTVTSRVFSAVSNLTENLPLSRAMQAQFEALGPVPFDAQDAAFATAIRESLTREDIADTFKRLAMKPDYDLPLCDFIAPLDRPFMGGMGSTDVGDVSWAVPTVQARVATCAVGTALHSWQQTAQGKAPAAHKGMLHAAKVMAATAHAALTDPGLIKAALAAHADHLADQPYSCPIPADTQPPVGGPNT from the coding sequence ATGCGAAACGACAATCCGATCTGGCCGCTGGTCGATGCCCGCGCCGCCGAGTTCACCGACCTTGCCGATCGCGTGTTCGACACACCCGAACTGGCCTATGGCGAGGTGAAATCCTGCGCCGCCCATACCCGGATGCTGCGCGACCAAGGATTTCGCGTGACCGAAAACCTGGCCGGCATCCCGACCGCCGTGATGGGCGAGGCAGGGCAGGGTGGCCCGGTCATCGCCATCCTGGGCGAATACGACGCCCTGCCGGGCCTCAGCCAAAAACCCGGCCTGGCCGAGCCCCGCCAGATCGCCGACCATGGCTTCGGCCATGGCTGCGGGCACAACCTGCTGGGTTCGGCGGCCCTGTCGGCGGCCACCGCTGTCAAGGACTGGCTGGAGGCGCAAGGCATCGCCGGTCGCGTGCGCTATTACGGCTGCCCTGCCGAGGAGGGCGGCGCGGCCAAGACCTACATGGTCCGCGACGGGCTGTTCGACGATGTGGATATCGCGATCACCTGGCACCCGGCCAGCTTCAACGCGGTCGATGACATGCGATCCCTGGCCAACACCCGGATCGACTTCACCTTCCATGGCAAGGCCGCCCATGCGGCGGGCGCGCCGGAACTGGGGCGCTCGGCGCTGGATGCGGTCGAGCTGATGAACATCGGCATCAACTACATGCGCGAGCACATGCCCGACGCGGCCCGGGTGCATTACGCCTATCTGGACGCGGGCGGCATCGCGCCCAACGTGGTGCAGGCCAAGGCGACCGTGCGCCAGCTGATCCGTAGCCCCGATCTGGCGGGCCTGTCCTCGCTGGTCGACCGGGTGCGCAGGATCGCCGATGGGGCCGCGCTGATGTCCGGGACGACCGTGACCTCGCGCGTGTTCTCTGCCGTGTCGAACCTGACCGAGAACCTGCCCCTGTCGCGCGCCATGCAGGCCCAGTTCGAGGCGTTGGGCCCGGTCCCCTTCGACGCCCAGGACGCGGCCTTCGCCACTGCCATCCGCGAAAGCCTGACGCGAGAGGACATCGCCGACACCTTCAAGCGCCTGGCGATGAAGCCCGATTACGACCTGCCCCTGTGCGATTTCATCGCGCCGCTGGACCGTCCGTTCATGGGCGGCATGGGATCGACCGATGTCGGAGATGTCAGCTGGGCGGTGCCGACCGTCCAGGCCCGTGTGGCCACCTGCGCCGTGGGCACAGCGCTTCACAGCTGGCAGCAGACCGCACAGGGCAAAGCCCCTGCGGCGCATAAAGGAATGCTGCACGCGGCCAAGGTCATGGCCGCGACGGCCCACGCGGCGCTGACCGATCCGGGCCTGATCAAGGCCGCCTTGGCCGCCCACGCCGATCATTTGGCCGATCAGCCCTACAGCTGCCCCATTCCAGCGGATACCCAGCCCCCGGTGGGAGGGCCGAACACCTGA
- a CDS encoding ABC transporter ATP-binding protein produces the protein MTLFTLRNLTVDVPGRRLLDDISLDLPAGRMIALIGHNGSGKSTLLKVLARQGAASGQVSFEGRSLSDWRPRDHARRLAFLPQTLPPAEGMLVRELVALGRYPWHGALGRVTDADRTAIARAMAECGVEAFAERLVDSLSGGERQRVWLAMMVAQAAGTLLLDEPISALDIAHQVEVLSLVRRMCINASRSAVIVLHEVNMAARFCDHIVALKSGRVAMQGSPAELMRPETLQDIYGLRMDILTRPDGHPVAVAA, from the coding sequence ATGACCCTGTTCACGCTGCGCAACTTGACCGTGGACGTGCCGGGCCGCCGCCTGCTGGACGACATCTCGCTGGATCTGCCGGCGGGCCGGATGATCGCGCTGATCGGGCATAACGGCTCGGGCAAGTCGACGCTGCTGAAGGTGCTGGCCCGGCAGGGTGCGGCCTCGGGGCAGGTCAGCTTCGAGGGCCGCTCCTTGTCCGACTGGCGCCCGCGCGACCATGCCCGCAGGCTGGCCTTTCTACCCCAGACCCTGCCCCCGGCCGAAGGGATGCTGGTGCGCGAGCTGGTGGCGCTTGGTCGCTATCCCTGGCACGGCGCGCTTGGTCGCGTCACGGACGCCGACCGCACGGCCATCGCCCGCGCCATGGCCGAATGCGGGGTGGAGGCCTTTGCCGAGCGGCTGGTCGACAGCCTGTCCGGCGGCGAGCGGCAGCGCGTCTGGCTGGCGATGATGGTCGCGCAGGCGGCTGGAACCTTGCTGCTGGACGAGCCGATCAGCGCGCTGGACATCGCTCATCAAGTCGAAGTTCTGTCCCTGGTCCGACGCATGTGCATCAATGCGAGTCGCAGCGCCGTCATCGTGTTGCACGAGGTCAACATGGCGGCCCGTTTCTGCGACCACATCGTCGCGCTGAAGAGCGGACGCGTGGCGATGCAGGGCAGCCCCGCGGAACTGATGCGCCCTGAGACGTTGCAGGATATCTATGGCCTGCGCATGGATATCCTGACCCGCCCCGACGGGCATCCAGTCGCGGTTGCGGCATGA
- a CDS encoding ABC transporter ATP-binding protein, translating into MTEAPILQIEGLSKRFSKDLDIAERTARRLGAKLAPVTVHAVDGIDLDIRRGEVLGLVGESGCGKSTLGRMVAGLTKPSQGRILYNGQDVAELKGAAARDAALKIQMIFQDPMSSLNPRLQVRDIVGEAPRVHGIVPRREIPAYVEQMLEQVGLDPSMGKRYPHQFSGGQRARVGIARALAVRPDFLVCDESVAALDVSIQAQVLNLFVKLRQDFDLTYLFVSHDLGVVEHISDRIAVMYLGRLVELGEAEDLIARPNHPYTQALVSEIPTFETGKKTYHAIKGEIPSPLNPPSGCHFHPRCPHAHDRCRAEVPPLKQVAPGRLSACHLNDRA; encoded by the coding sequence GTGACCGAAGCCCCCATTCTGCAGATCGAGGGCCTGTCCAAGCGGTTCTCCAAGGATCTGGACATCGCCGAACGCACCGCCCGTCGCTTGGGCGCCAAGCTTGCCCCCGTGACCGTCCATGCGGTCGATGGCATCGACCTGGACATCCGCCGGGGCGAGGTTCTGGGGCTGGTCGGCGAGTCCGGCTGCGGCAAGTCCACGCTCGGGCGCATGGTGGCGGGGCTGACCAAGCCCAGCCAAGGGCGCATTCTCTATAACGGGCAGGACGTGGCGGAGCTGAAGGGCGCTGCCGCGCGGGATGCTGCCCTGAAGATCCAGATGATCTTTCAGGATCCCATGTCGTCGCTGAACCCGCGCCTTCAGGTGCGTGACATCGTGGGCGAGGCACCCCGCGTCCACGGCATCGTGCCCCGGCGCGAGATCCCCGCCTATGTCGAGCAGATGCTGGAACAGGTCGGCCTGGATCCCAGCATGGGCAAGCGGTACCCGCACCAGTTCTCGGGTGGGCAGCGGGCGCGGGTGGGCATCGCCCGCGCGCTGGCGGTGCGCCCCGATTTTCTGGTCTGCGACGAATCCGTGGCGGCACTGGACGTGTCGATCCAGGCGCAGGTGCTGAACCTGTTCGTGAAACTGCGGCAGGATTTCGATCTGACCTACCTGTTCGTCAGCCATGATCTGGGCGTGGTCGAACATATCTCGGACCGAATCGCGGTGATGTATCTGGGTCGACTGGTCGAACTGGGCGAGGCCGAGGATCTGATCGCCCGCCCCAATCACCCCTACACGCAGGCGCTGGTGAGCGAGATCCCCACCTTCGAGACCGGCAAGAAGACCTATCATGCCATCAAGGGCGAGATCCCCTCGCCCCTGAACCCGCCTTCGGGCTGCCATTTCCACCCCCGCTGCCCGCACGCCCATGACCGCTGCCGCGCCGAGGTGCCGCCGCTGAAGCAGGTGGCTCCCGGCCGCCTGTCGGCCTGTCACCTGAACGACCGCGCCTGA
- the fhuB gene encoding Fe(3+)-hydroxamate ABC transporter permease FhuB codes for MSPTRTLLPLAALVALALWMMAARNLPWPGWPMDPAVMSLDQIRMGYGLMPRGVIAWLAGAALGLSGAILQVVLRNPVADPTTLGISSGAQLALVLATIIAPALLEGGRWPIAMAGGLAAAGLVLAIGAARAFAPVTMVIAGMLVGLTASAVATAVTLAQGQYLLSLVIWNGGSLVQQDWSGVRNLALVLALAGLAAAALARPLRVLSLGAEGAAGLGLNVAAMRLAAVVLAVWIAASVAAELGLIAFVGLAAPALARSLGARSIPALLVWSPVLGALILSLCDGLVLAVAGLGGETFPTGALTGLVGGPLLIWLLPRLRGSTPPGHERGEGPAPRLPRPRRLLAALAGVLLALTLVLLGIGRVPGGWAVLDADSLAAFLPMRLPRLIAAAASGAALALAGAILQRLTANPLASPEVLGVSGGAALGFAAVTFGVAAPAAVALTLGSLAGGALALAIVIAFTTRRDMPPERVLLAGIAVSALASAVLSAMMAVGDAQSWAILTWLSGSTGTVTMTGALALAALAGAVWLAALAARRWLALLPLGAGVAAGAGLNLPLVRLALVGLAGLATGAATLVTGPLSFVGLMAPHLARRIGLARPGDHLTGSALIGAGLMLAADFGARMAGFPYELPLGLFATLIGAPWLIWLMTRTPR; via the coding sequence CACTCTGCTGCCCTTGGCGGCCCTTGTCGCGCTAGCTTTGTGGATGATGGCGGCGCGGAACCTGCCATGGCCCGGCTGGCCGATGGACCCAGCTGTCATGAGCCTCGATCAGATCCGCATGGGATACGGGCTGATGCCGCGCGGGGTGATCGCCTGGCTGGCCGGTGCCGCGCTTGGCCTGTCGGGCGCGATCCTGCAGGTGGTGCTGCGCAATCCGGTGGCCGATCCCACCACGCTCGGCATCTCGTCGGGCGCGCAGCTGGCGTTGGTGCTGGCCACGATCATCGCTCCTGCCCTGCTGGAGGGCGGGCGCTGGCCCATCGCCATGGCCGGCGGACTGGCGGCGGCGGGCCTCGTGCTGGCCATCGGCGCGGCGCGGGCCTTCGCGCCCGTGACGATGGTGATCGCGGGGATGCTGGTCGGGCTGACTGCATCAGCGGTGGCGACGGCGGTGACGCTGGCGCAGGGGCAGTATCTGCTATCGCTGGTGATCTGGAACGGCGGATCATTGGTCCAGCAGGACTGGAGCGGGGTGCGCAATCTGGCGCTGGTGCTGGCCTTGGCCGGGCTGGCGGCGGCGGCACTGGCGCGCCCGTTGCGGGTGCTGTCCCTGGGGGCCGAGGGCGCGGCGGGGCTGGGGCTGAACGTCGCCGCCATGCGGCTGGCCGCCGTGGTGCTGGCGGTCTGGATCGCGGCCAGCGTGGCGGCCGAACTGGGCCTGATCGCTTTCGTCGGTCTGGCTGCGCCCGCGCTGGCCCGCAGCCTTGGCGCGCGAAGCATCCCGGCGCTGCTGGTCTGGTCGCCGGTCCTGGGGGCACTGATCCTGTCGCTCTGCGACGGGCTGGTGCTGGCCGTGGCCGGTCTGGGGGGCGAGACCTTCCCCACCGGCGCCCTTACCGGGCTGGTCGGCGGGCCGCTGCTGATCTGGCTGCTGCCGCGCCTGCGCGGATCGACTCCGCCGGGCCATGAGCGCGGAGAGGGGCCCGCCCCCCGCCTGCCCCGCCCCCGGCGCCTGCTGGCGGCGTTGGCCGGGGTGCTGCTGGCCTTGACGCTGGTCCTGCTGGGGATCGGTCGGGTGCCGGGCGGATGGGCGGTGCTGGACGCGGACAGCCTGGCGGCCTTTCTGCCGATGCGCCTGCCGCGCCTGATCGCGGCAGCGGCCTCGGGGGCGGCACTGGCCCTGGCGGGCGCGATCCTGCAGCGCCTGACCGCCAACCCGCTGGCCTCGCCTGAGGTGCTGGGCGTCTCGGGTGGCGCGGCCTTGGGCTTTGCTGCCGTGACATTCGGGGTGGCCGCCCCCGCCGCGGTGGCCCTGACGCTTGGCAGCTTGGCGGGCGGCGCACTGGCCTTGGCCATCGTCATCGCCTTCACCACCCGCCGCGACATGCCGCCCGAGCGGGTGCTGCTGGCGGGCATCGCGGTCTCGGCGCTGGCCTCGGCGGTGCTGTCGGCGATGATGGCGGTGGGGGACGCGCAATCCTGGGCGATCCTGACATGGCTCAGCGGATCAACCGGCACTGTGACAATGACCGGCGCGCTGGCGCTGGCGGCACTGGCGGGGGCCGTCTGGCTGGCCGCGCTGGCGGCGCGGCGATGGCTGGCGCTGCTGCCACTTGGCGCGGGAGTCGCGGCGGGGGCCGGGCTGAACCTGCCGCTGGTGCGCCTGGCACTGGTCGGACTGGCGGGCTTGGCCACCGGCGCCGCCACGCTGGTGACCGGGCCGCTGAGCTTCGTGGGGCTGATGGCCCCGCATCTGGCCCGCCGGATCGGCCTGGCGCGTCCCGGCGACCATCTGACCGGCAGCGCGCTGATCGGCGCGGGCCTGATGCTGGCCGCCGACTTCGGCGCCCGCATGGCGGGTTTCCCCTATGAGCTGCCCCTGGGCCTCTTCGCCACGCTGATCGGGGCGCCTTGGCTGATCTGGCTGATGACAAGGACCCCCCGATGA